The Brevinematales bacterium region TCAACAATCTGACGAATATCTTCTATATGATTACTTACGCGACCGGGTTCGCGCTGGGGAATTTCCTCGGGATGTATATCGAGAAACGTATCTCGCTGGGTACGGTGATTGTCCGGGTGATTACCCATGTGGACAGCGTCGAACTGGTGGAATTCCTGCGGACGATCGAATACGGCATCACCGTGATCGACGGCGAGGGCTCGACCGGCCCGGTGAAACTTATTTTCACCGTGTTGGAGAGGAAGCAGATACCGGAATATATCGAGATCGTGAAACGTTTCAATCCCGGCGCGTTCTATACGATCGAGGACGTCCGGTTCGTGGAGGGCGGGATTATCGACACCGGGCGCGAAAAACGCCGCGGCCTCCAGTCGAAACGGAAGTAATCAGTTCTGCGCCGGCCCCATGATAGGGTATCTTATAAAGAAGATTCATAATAATCCTGTCATTGCGAACCCCGCGCCGGAAATTTGTTTTTATACGCGGGGTGAAGCAATCTTTTTCGCTAATTGTATAGTCCGCTTCGTCGTTTCACTCCTCGCGGTGACGGTAGGAATGTTTTTCAAATCCGTAGAGGAGATGAGTCTACAAGTATTTCAGGAGATTTAGTTCTGCACCAGCCCCATGAGCGGACGGTAGAACCATACCTGCCCGGACGTCTTATTATTCAAATCGAGCTCCGATACGGTCACGACCTTCGTGTTAAACACGTTCTGGTGCGCCAACTGGTAATGCAGTTTGCCGAGCACCTTATAGACTATCGCGGTATGATCGGGGCTCCCGTAGGTCTCCCATGCCGTACCGTTCTTGGTCGCATAGGTGACTTTCACCGTCTTGAACTGGACGATATCGCCGGGAAGCACCTCGTCCTTAGACGGGTCTAACGGCATCCCGAATCCGGTCGTCCTCGTCCAATCTGCGCTGAGCATATCCAGCGCGGCCTGCGCCAAATCCCAGCATTCGCCGCGCCCGACAGTCTGCCCGATATGCGCGTTGACGAAATCGATGATATACGGGTTGAGCGAGAGTTTCTGGATATCC contains the following coding sequences:
- a CDS encoding DUF2179 domain-containing protein — its product is MDWILFAQSDLFKWVILPLLIIAARLCDVSLGTMRVIFIGKGYRFLAPLIGFFEVMIWLLAISQIINNLTNIFYMITYATGFALGNFLGMYIEKRISLGTVIVRVITHVDSVELVEFLRTIEYGITVIDGEGSTGPVKLIFTVLERKQIPEYIEIVKRFNPGAFYTIEDVRFVEGGIIDTGREKRRGLQSKRK